DNA from Gramella sp. MAR_2010_147:
CCTGTTGAACCAGCGTCCGGTTTCAAAGTTTACTCCAAAAAAGTCTCCGGTTTCACTTTCATAGGTAAATGGACCAATTAAATAATTTCCGAGGCTTTTTTTAATGTTTTCAGGATCATTTAATCTTTTCAACTCCGTCAAAATCCCTTTTTCTTTAAATATCTTTTTTGGATTATATTTCCTGGAAGAATCAAGATCGCTTTGATAGTATTTAGTGAATTTCTTCTTTTCTATGCTATCGTTGCCAAATAGTACGTTTTCAACTTGTTGGTTAAAAGTACCCCATTCATCTACACAATAAAGTTTTTTTATCCCAATTTGTTTGGCTAATCTAAACCCTATTTGATCTCTTTCATTTCTTTTCAGATCATATTCATCAGCTAAATAGGAATTAAATAACGAATCAACTTCCTGCTGTTTTGAAGAAGGGTGTTCAATTACGATAATTGACGGATTGAAATTTTTTAGCTTTTCAACAATTAGCATTATTTCTTCTTGATGTTCAGGCTCTAGTACATCAATTTGATTTGATTCTTCGGTTTGAACAAAATCCTTATTAGGGAAATTGAAGTGAAAAGTGCCTAGTGTTAGAA
Protein-coding regions in this window:
- a CDS encoding DUF5694 domain-containing protein, producing MKFYILLFSLLFTLQINAQENKTKVLTLGTFHFNFPNKDFVQTEESNQIDVLEPEHQEEIMLIVEKLKNFNPSIIVIEHPSSKQQEVDSLFNSYLADEYDLKRNERDQIGFRLAKQIGIKKLYCVDEWGTFNQQVENVLFGNDSIEKKKFTKYYQSDLDSSRKYNPKKIFKEKGILTELKRLNDPENIKKSLGNYLIGPFTYESETGDFFGVNFETGRWFNRNLKIFRNIQRIKVRPEDKILVIYGAGHMNVLNLLFESSPEYQLVESNDFL